From the Variovorax paradoxus genome, the window AGAGAGACCGGGCGGTCTGCGCAATGCTCGCGTCACGCAGCGCCTTGAGGGTCACTTCGCCGCGTGCGAGTTCATCGGCGCCGAAGATCAGGGCGTACGTGGCGCCGCTGCTGTCGGCGCGCTTGAACTGCGACTTGAAGCTGCCCTGACCATCGACAGTGGCAGCATGCATCTGCACGCGGACACCTGCGTCGCGCAGCTGCTGCAACGTGCGCAGTGCCACAGGCATCGCCGCAGCGTCCGGCACCACGGCGTAGACATCGGGTGTCGGCAACGGAATGTCGGTGCCCTGCTCCTTCATGAGGTCGAGCACCCGCTCCACGCCCATGGCCCAACCCACGGCGGGCGCGGACTTGCCGCCGATCTGGGCGATCAGGTCGTCGTAGCGGCCGCCCGCGCAGACCGTGCCCTGCGAGCCCAGCCGGTCCGTCACGAACTCGAACACCGTGAGGTTGTAGTAGTCCAGGCCGCGCACCAGACGCGGGTTGATCGTGAAGTCGATGTCGTTGGCCTTAAGGATGGCCTGCAGTCCTTCGAAGTGCGCAAGCGACTCGGCACCGAGGAAGTCGATCAGCTTCGGCGCCGACTCCACCACTTCCTTCATGGCTGGATTCTTCGTGTCGAGAATGCGCAGCGGGTTGCTGTGCAGGCGGCGCTTGCCGTCCTCGTCGAGCTTGTCGGCGTGCTTCTCGAAGTGCGCGATGAGTTGCGCGCGATGCTGGGCGCGCTCGGCAGGCTGGCCCAGGCTGTTGAGCTCGAGACGCACATCGGTCAGGCCGATGGTTTTCCAGAGCGTGCTCGCCAGCAGGATCAGTTCGGCATCGACGTCGGGGCCCGCGAAACCCAGGGCCTCCGCCCCGATCTGGTGAAACTGCCGGAAGCGGCCGCGCTGCGGCTTCTCGCGGCGGAACATCGGGCCGGTGTACCAGAGACGCTTGCCGCCGTCGTAGAGCATGTTGTGCTCGATCACGGCGCGCACGAGCCCTGCCGTGTTCTCGGGCCGCAGCGTCAGGTGGTCGTTGTCGCCGTACTTGTCCGAGCGGTCCTGGAAGGAGTACATCTCCTTCTCGACGATGTCGGTCACTTCGCCGATGCCGCGCACGAACAGTGCCGTGTGTTCCAGGATCGGCGTGCGGACGTTGCGGTACGCAAAGCGGCCCATCAGGTCGCGCACGGTGGCCTCGAGCCATTCCCAGCGCGCCGATTCGGGCGGCAATATGTCGTTCATGCCTTTGACGGCATTCAATTTTTCAGCCATGAGTCTGCGGAGGTATCAGGCCGCGACAGCGTGTTCGCCGCCGAAGCGCTTTTCGATGTAGGTTTCGACGAGCTGGTGGAACTCGTTGGCGATATTGTCGCCGCGCAGCGTGAGCGCCTTTTCACCGTCGATGAAGACCGGCGCGGCAGGTGCCTCGCCGTTGCCGGGCAGGCTGATGCCGATGTCGGCGTGCTTGCTCTCGCCGGGACCGTTGACGATGCAGCCCATGACCGCGACCTTGAGCGTTTCGACGCCGGGATACTTCTTGCGCCAGACCGGCATCTGCATGCGCAGGTAGTCGTCGATCTGCTTGGCCAGTTCCTGGAACGTGGTGCTGGTGGTGCGCCCGCATCCGGGACAGGCGGTGACGCTCGGCACGAACACGCGCAGGCCCAGCGCCTGCAGGATCTCGGAAGCGATCACCACCTCCTGCGTGCGCGACTCGCCCGGCTGCGGCGTGAGCGACACGCGAATGGTGTCGCCGATGCCCTCCTGCAGCAGGATCGACAGCGCCGTGGCCGATGCCACCGTGCCCTTGGTGCCCATGCCGGCCTCGGTGAGGCCGAGATGCAGCGCGTAGTCGCAGCGGCGAGCCAGTTCGCGGTAGACCGAAATCAGGTCCTGCACGCCGCTTACCTTGCACGAAAGGATGATCTGGTTGCCATCCATGCCCATCGACTCGGCCAGCCTGGCGGATTCGATGGCCGAGGTGATGAGCGCCTCGTACATCACCTGCTTGGCGTCCCAGGGCTGGGCGCGGCCGCTGTTGACGTCCATCAGGCTGGCGAGCAGTTCCTGGTCGAGGCTGCCCCAGTTCACGCCGATGCGCACCGGCTTGTTCCAGCGCATCGCCGCGTCGATCATCTGGCCGAACTGCTTGTCCTTCTTGTCGCCCTTGCCCACGTTGCCGGGGTTGATGCGGTACTTGCTCAGCGCTTCCGCGCAAGCCGGGTAGTCGGTCAGCAGCCGGTGGC encodes:
- the ispG gene encoding flavodoxin-dependent (E)-4-hydroxy-3-methylbut-2-enyl-diphosphate synthase, coding for MTDDSLPVPIESAAPKARRSRQARVVWGPRVVTVGGDAPVRVQSMTNTDTVDAIGTAIQVKELAVAGSEMVRITVNTPEAAAQVPYIREQLDRMGIDVPLVGDFHYNGHRLLTDYPACAEALSKYRINPGNVGKGDKKDKQFGQMIDAAMRWNKPVRIGVNWGSLDQELLASLMDVNSGRAQPWDAKQVMYEALITSAIESARLAESMGMDGNQIILSCKVSGVQDLISVYRELARRCDYALHLGLTEAGMGTKGTVASATALSILLQEGIGDTIRVSLTPQPGESRTQEVVIASEILQALGLRVFVPSVTACPGCGRTTSTTFQELAKQIDDYLRMQMPVWRKKYPGVETLKVAVMGCIVNGPGESKHADIGISLPGNGEAPAAPVFIDGEKALTLRGDNIANEFHQLVETYIEKRFGGEHAVAA
- the hisS gene encoding histidine--tRNA ligase, which codes for MAEKLNAVKGMNDILPPESARWEWLEATVRDLMGRFAYRNVRTPILEHTALFVRGIGEVTDIVEKEMYSFQDRSDKYGDNDHLTLRPENTAGLVRAVIEHNMLYDGGKRLWYTGPMFRREKPQRGRFRQFHQIGAEALGFAGPDVDAELILLASTLWKTIGLTDVRLELNSLGQPAERAQHRAQLIAHFEKHADKLDEDGKRRLHSNPLRILDTKNPAMKEVVESAPKLIDFLGAESLAHFEGLQAILKANDIDFTINPRLVRGLDYYNLTVFEFVTDRLGSQGTVCAGGRYDDLIAQIGGKSAPAVGWAMGVERVLDLMKEQGTDIPLPTPDVYAVVPDAAAMPVALRTLQQLRDAGVRVQMHAATVDGQGSFKSQFKRADSSGATYALIFGADELARGEVTLKALRDASIAQTARSLSDVAAWAATLQSPAPNT